Part of the Limihaloglobus sulfuriphilus genome is shown below.
CTTGAGGATTCGTGATGCCCGGCAGGATAAACACAGAGCGGCTTCGCGAGCTTTTCAGGGACATGGTAAACATCTACAGCCCCACCGGCAAAGAGGGCCAGATTACCGAATATCTGGCACGCTATCTCTATGAAAACGATCTTCCCGTCACCATGCGGGAGGTTACCGAGGGGCGGCGCAATATCGAGGTTGTTTTCGGACCCGGCTCTCCTGAGCTGGCGTTTATAGGCCATATTGATACTGTGCCGGCATTTGATATAGAAAACTACGAGTACCAGGAAGAAAACGGCGAGGTCTTCGGCCTTGGAACCGCCGACATGAAAGGCGGATGCGCGGCGATGATAGAGGCGTTTGTATCGCATATCGAAAACGGCGGCAAGATCGAAAACACAGCCCTCTTTCTCGTCGTCGGCGAAGAAGACAACGGCGACGGCACAGCCGCAATGCTCGAGGCTATGAGTTTTCCCTGGGCGATAGTCGCCGAGCCGACAAACCTGGTTCCATGCTTCGACCATTTCGGCTATATCGAAATGCTTGTGCAGGCCTACGGCAGACGCCGGCACGCCTCCATGGCAGGACGCGACCAGAACGCGGTTTTCAGCCTTTTGCGGACGCTTCTGCGGCTGGCTGAGACAATCGAGACCGAATTCCCCGAGACGGTAATGAACATACGCTCCGTTCACAGCTCCGAATCCGGCTTCGCGGTGCCCGGCAGCAGTGAGGCATGGCTGGATATGCACATAAAACCCGAACAGGACAGCCGCGAATTTGTAAGTACCCTGAAAAAACTTGCCGACGAGTGCCTCTGCGGCGGTGCGGTTACCAGCCATGAGATCACGTTTCCAACCATTGCCGGCGGCTACAGCCTCGAGCAGTCGGGCAGATTGTGGGAAATACTCAAAAAAGCATACTCAAACCAGGGAATTGGCTGGAAACCCGGAACCTTCAAGAGCCATTCTGACGCGAATCTACTGCGGGATGCAGGCTGCAAACCGGTAATTCTCGGCCCCGGCAGACTGGCAAGGGCTCATACCAGGGACGAGGCCGTCTCGTTCGACGAGGTAGCCGCCTCCGCCGGGCTCTACCGCCAGATGCTCTCTATTATGCAGCCTTAATCAAACAGGGGTGTGTCAAAACTGCCGGCGTTTTCAAGGGTTTCGCGGCGTTTTTCCACAAAATCAACTGACACATCACAGCGAGAAGCAATTTTCTTCGCTGTGTCATCACTCTTGAGCAGCAACTCATCAACCCGTGGCTGTACGAGGAATTCCTTTTCGCGGCGGATTTTGTCCTGTTTTCTCACCTCGCGGCGCCAGTATTCCAGCTCTTTCTGGTAGAGTTTCTTGTCGCGGCGGATTTCATGGCCGTTTTTCTCTTTGCGAAACACTTTGATCTTTTTCGGCGTGGTAACGCTTAGCCTTATGCGGTTGTCATCATCAGGCCCAAGATAAGAAACACGTATTTTGCCCAGTTTATTGCCGATAAGCACCGATTCGTCACGGTTAATGCTGAGGCTGGTTTCTTTTGTCTTTTCACCGGTGAGCGGCGCAACGTCCTGGCGGACATTATCCTTACGGAAAAACCGCTCATAAACGAGGTCAAAGCCGATAACCAGGACCCACATCCCGGCAAGTATTATCAAAACCTGCATAGTGCTGACTCACAAAACAGTTGAATATTATTACTACTTTTAAAGTTTGAGTTTACCAAAACGGGCGAACAGAAACACTGATCACGCCCCCTCACGGGGCAAGATTTATTTACCTGTTGAGGGTGCCTTTGTGAGCACCTTATCAGCGAGACCGTAATTGATTGATTCCTGAGCCTCGAGCCAGAGATTTCTGTCGCAGTCTTTCTCTATTTTTTCCGGTTTTACGCCGGAATGCTCCGAGAGTATTTCATAAATTAGCTTCCTCAAACGAATTATCTCTTTTGCCTCTATCTCGAGATCGCTTGCCGTGCCCTGCATAACTCCGCTTATCAGCGGCTGATGCAGCATTATCCGGCTGTTTGGCAGCATGTAGCGTTTGCCTTTTGTGCCGCCGGCGAAGAGAACCGCTCCCATGCTTGCCGCCTGGCCGATGCAGTATGTGGCTACCGGGCAGCGGAGAAAACGCATCGTGTCATAAATCGCCAATCCGGCAGTAACCGAGCCGCCGGGAGAGTTTATATAAAAGTGAATATCGCTGCTGCTTTCCTCGTTGCTCAAAAACAGCATCTGGGCGATAATCAGATTCGCCGAGTTGTCATCCACAGGCCCGCCAAGGAATATGACCCTGTCTTTGAGAAGGCGCGAGTATATGTCAAAGGCCCGCTCTCCCCGGCCGGTCTTTTCAATTACCATTGGAACAAGTTGGTTCGATATCATTTCTTATCCATTTAACTCAATTATATCTCTAATTTAAAGCGGGTATTATATTCATAATTCGGCAAAAAGTGAAGAAAATCTTCTAACATATCTCTGAGTTCTTGTTAAAATGTAATTTTATAGAGTAATATATTAGATTTAAACGTAATTTTATTTAATGAAATTTCAAAAGGAAAGGTAATATTATGAAACGCATCTTTTTATCAGCTTTGATTTTATCTGTATTTGTAGGTACTTCTGCCGCACAGGAGCCGGCATGGGGAATAAACATAGACATCGAAAAACTGCGTGAATCGAGCCTGTACAAATTCTTCGAGAAAGACGCCGACAGCGAGGGCCGGCAAAAGGATATTGCCGAATCTATCGGCCTTTCAGAAGAAGAGCTGGGATTTAATCCGATAGAAGACCTGACCAGTTTCACCGCGTACAACACGAGTTTCGGCAAAGAAGAGGGCGTTATGCTGCTCAAGGGCAAATTTAAAACCGAAAAAATTGAGCAGTTTCTCGAAAAAGAAAACACCCACAGCACATCAAAGCACGGCAAATACACAGTTCACGAGTGGACACAGGAAGATATGAAGCTGGCGGGCTCTATCATAAGCGAGAGCTTCATAGTTGCCGCCACGGACAAGGCAAAACTCACCCAGACACTCGACGGCCTGGATAAAAACAGCCAGACACAGATGGCAAAGCTGATTGAGAAAGACAAAACCGCCGCGTCAAAGAATGCTTATTTTTATGTAACGGCCAAAGATATCGGCAAAAACATGGACGAACAGCAGTCGCAGCAGAACCCCATGGCACGGCAGGTAAAGGATATAGTCATATCCGCCGGAGAGAACGGCGGGAATTTCTATGTGAATTCGCTCGTTACAGCCGTCTCGCCCGAGGCCGCCGCACAGCTTCAGCAGATGATTACCGGCATGACCGCGATGTTCAGTATGCAGGCTCAACAGCAGCCGGATTCTCCCGTTGCCAAAATGCTCCAGCCGCTGAAAATTTCAAACGACGGCAGCAAAATCAGTCTCTCGTATGAGTACCCGGCAGAAGAGCTGGCAGAGCTCATAAAAAAGGCGCAGCAGAGTTCAACACAAAAAATTGCACCGCAAATGCAGCCAGGGGAGAATTAAGAATTACGGTATCAGGCAAATGCCAAGTCTGCGGCTTTTGCCTTTTCCGGTTAATCTTGTAATCCTTTCAAAATAATAAATTTAAAATCACCGAAAATACATAGAATCACTTTATCAGGCTTTATTATGAAACGCAGCTTAATCTTCTTTTTATTATCATCGCTTTTCTGCGGCCTGTGCCGCGGCGAGGTCGCCTGGCTGGTTCGTATGGACGCCGAAAGGCTCTACAGCTCACGGCTCAACGACGAATTTGAAAAACTCGCGGCTGACATGGAGGACGAGGAGACAGCGGTTTCCGAATTTCTCGGCCGCTGCGAAGAAGAACTCAGCGATGACCTCGAACGGATAACGATCTACAACAACGATTATTCCAGTGACGGGATCAGGGTCCTGCTAAAGGGCGATTTTGATCCGAAGCGGCTATTTTCGATTTTCAAGAGCTACAGGTCATACAGAACCGGCGAGCATGATGGCAAAGTGCTGCATCAATGCGTTGTCGATGACATGTCCGGGCTGAATGTGTACGGCGCTGCCTGCGAAGGCTGGGCGGTGGTATCTTTCGGCAGCGAAAAAGTCCTCGAGACGATCAGCCAGATAGAGGATAAGAGCCTGCTGAAATCTTTCAATCAGCTCAATCGGGTTTTTCCGCCGGAGGCAATGGTAGCCGGAGTTACACGCGGGCTTGGAGCCTCACTTGCAAAAAAGGGCATGAGAGACCCGGTGCTGAGCAATCTTGGAGATGTGATCTTTACTGTAAGCGAAGCGGGCGATACGGTATATTTTAACTGCGATTCCGCAACTGCATCGTCCCGTGTCGCCGGCGGGCTTAAAGACGCGATTATGGGTACCGTCGCCGCGGCGAAGATGCACGCCGACCAGGTGCCTCCGGCAGTGTTGAAATTCTTCTCATCGCTCAATACTTCTGTTTCCGGCGATATATTCTCCGTATCGTTCAACATATCAGTGGACGATTTCGCGGCATTCATCGCGGAAATGGAATGATGTTGATTCAGAGCCGTTCTTCACTTGTTTATCAATATTACCAGAATGCGGAACAAGTAAAGAATTATGGAGCGGTGAGCTCAGGCATAAGACAATAAATAGACAGGATTAACAAGATTAACATGATCTTATTTAATTATTTTATATCCTGTAAATCCTGTAATCCTGTCAAATATTAATCTGAAATTTGAAATGACTTTAAATCAGGGAACCTAAAGCATGGCAATAAATTTTGACTCGCAGCGTTGGGAAACAATTAAACAGGACACAAACGCCTGGTGGGATGGTACACTTGGCAGGCCGCTGATTCTTGCCCGTCTGGCGGGCAGAGACCCCGGCCGAGAGAGGCCGCGGCACCCGTATCATCATTTCACATCATTCTATGATATGTCTATTTCGGCGGAGGAAGTCATCGACGCAATCGATTACTGGTTCTGCGGCACCGAATTCCTTGGAGACGCGTTTCCGGTATTCTTTCCCAATTTCGGCCCGGGCGTAATAGCCGCGTATATGGGCGCAGAGCTCGAAAACGGCGACAATACCGCATGGTTTCACCCTGTGGGCAGCCCCGAACTCTCCCAGATAAAGTTTGATTACATCCCCGACAACCCGTGGTTCAAACGGACAAAGGAAATCATCTCTGCCGGAGCGGAAAGATGGCAGGGAATCGTTGAAATCGCAATGACCGATCTTGGCGGCAATATGGATATCCTCTCGACATTCCGCCCGTCCGAAAAACTTCTGCTCGATCTTTACGATGCGCCGGAGTTAGTCGAACAGCTCAACTGGCGGGCGCACGAGATGTGGTGGAAATATTTTGATGAGCTCAACACCATCACACAGGATACTAACCCGGGCTATTCTACCTGGGCGGGCTTTTTCTCCGAAAAGCCGCACTATATGCTTCAGTGCGATTTCTGCTACATGATCGGGCCGGACATGTTCGAGCGGTTCGTAAAGCCCGAGTTAGAGGCCACATCTGATAAACTCGACAACGCGTTTTATCACCTTGACGGCCCAGGCGAGCTTGTGCATCTTGAGAGCCTTCTGGAAATCGAATCGCTAAAGGGCATTCAGTGGATACCCGGCGCCGGCCAGAAACCGCTTGAGGACTGGCCCGAGGTGCATAAGAAAATCACCGATGCCGGAAAAAAGATACAGCTTATCTCGCACCTGAGCGATAAACCGTATGAGCTTCTGGACAGGATAGCCGACCAGACAGGCAGGCTGGACAATATAGTTTATTGTCTCAACGATAACATAGAGAACCGGGACAAGGCCGAAAAACTGATAGAGAAATTTACCTAAAAAGGGCTTATGGCAATAGGAATCGCAGAGCTTATACTTCTTGGCCTTATTGTAGAATGGGCCGTTCGTAAAATAAAGCTGCCCGGACTGGTGGGCCTGCTGATACTGGGTGTGGCTATGGGGCCGCATTTTTTCAACCAGATAAACCCCGAGACAAGGTCAGTCGCGGCAGACTGGCGAATGATTGCGCTGGTGGTGATACTGCTGCGGGCGGGGCTGGAGATGAGCAAAGAGGCACTGGCACGGGTTGGTTTCCGCGCGGCTTTGATGGCGTTTGTGCCGTGTATCTTTGAAGTCGCCGCTGTTACACTCTTTGCGCCGATGCTGCTGGGGATAACCCGTCTGGAAGCGGCTATGCTCGGAGCCGTACTCGGTGCCGTATCGCCTGCGGTGATCGTGCCGCTGATGATAAGGTTTATCCAAGAAGGCCGCGGCGATGACAAGGGAGCACCAACGCTGATTCTCGCCGGCGCATCATGCGATGACGCGGTCGCGATACTGCTGTGCGGCTCGTTTATCAGCATGTACACAGGAGCCGGCGTGAGCATCGCAAAACAGGCCGCTCATCTGCCCATATCTATTATAACCGGAATCTGTGCAGGAATCGCGGCGGGGGTTCTGTTCTGCAGGTTCTTCGAGAAGTTCAATCCGCGGGCCACAAAACGCGTACTGATACTGCTGGGTGTCTCGGTAATTATCCTGAGCTTTCAGCGGTACATAGAGCGATATTTCCCCTTCGCTTCACTTCTGGCGATAATGACTATGGGCTTTATTATACTGGAAAAACGCGAGCATTTCGCACATGAGCTCTCATCAAAACTGGGTAAAATCTGGGTTTTCGCCCAGCTGCTTCTGTTTATATTCGTCGGCACAGAAGTAAACGTGCCCGTAGCCCTCAAGGCGGGCCTGGCAGGCGCTGCGGTTATCGGCATCGGCCTTATCGGACGCAGTATCGCCGTGCAGATTTGTATGCTCGGCAGCGGCTTTAACGCTAAAGAACGGGTTTTTCTCGGCGTTTCATACCTGCCCAAAGCCACGGTGCAGGCGGCAATCGGTGCGGCGCCTCTGGCGGCTATGAAAGCGGGAAATATGGATACCGGCCCGGGCGAGATTATACTGGCGGTCGCGGCGATGAGTATCCTCTTAACCGCCCCGCTGGGCTCGGTTGCTATTTCCTGGGCGGGCAGAAACCTGCTGACGGTATCAGAAAAGCCCCCCAACGATTCACCCGCAAGGTCAGCGGCGATGGAAAGCAGATAAAAACCGGCAGACGACAAGCAACACATTGCCCGCAAGAGAGCAATATAAAAAAAATGATGTAATCATTCCGGAATTTTGTTAGAATAGCCGCCTATGATAATACGACAAGCAAAAACCAGTGATGCCGAGGCGATAAACGAGTTAATCTCTCGTTATGCCGAGCTTGACAAGATGCTTTTTAGAAGCATGGCAAGCATTTATGAGCTTATCCAGACCTTTGCCGTTGCCGAAGAAGACGGCCGGGTCCTCGGCTGCGGCGCGCTGAGCGTGGTCTGGAAAGACCTTGCAGAGATAAAATCACTCGCTGTCGCCGAAGGCTGCCAGGGCAAGGGCATCGGCCGCTCAATTGTTGAATTCTGTCTGGAAAAGGCGCGTTCTCTGGGAATAAAAGATGTTTTTGCCCTGACACTTGAGCCGCAATTTTTCGAGAAACTCGGCTTTCACCGTGTAAACCGTCTTGAGCTGCCCATGAAGGTCTGGAGCGATTGCGCGATGTGCCCCAAACAGGACAACTGCGACGAAATCGCTTTGGTAATATCCCTCAAATAACGGCTTGAAAGGCTCTGACCTCCCGCCGTAGCCGATACAAAACCTCGGAAAACATAGCTTTTCATAAAATCACTTGAGCGATTCCGGTTTGTTCGGCATATCGGACTGCCTGATAGCCCGGGTAAGTGCTTCCATACCGGCAGGCACGATGTTGTAGCGGCCGCTGTATTTTTCGATCGAGCTGCCGGCAAGCTGCGCCGCCATTGACGGGCATATAATCTCGACTCCGTCGCCGCCGGCCCAGGAGCCGCGTATGCCTGTAAGGTTCATCATAAACACCTTGTGCACCATGACCTGGCCAGGCTCGATGCCGGAAATATCGACGGGCAGAATCTTCGTTACCAGCTCAAGGGCTTTGGGACCGTAAAGGCCGAGCATAGCTGTCTTTGCCGAGATATCCCTGATACCGTCGCCGGAGCCGTTTACTGACTCAAGAACTGAGATTACGTACTGTGTATCCGCCGGCATTGTCAGCAGGGTATATTCCGAGATTTTGCGAATTACGCGTACGGGTTTTGCCTGTTCCCTGCCGGGAGTTACAACAGCGGTATAAGCCCAGCTGTTTTCATACATCATCGAGATATCAAGCTCTGTAATGCTGTTAAGTGCGTCTATTTCCGAGTCTTCTGTGATACTTACACGCCCGAACGCACTGAGATCAACCGCGGCGATTCCGTTTTGTATCGCGGCGTATTCGGTATCTACATCGCTGTAAACAGAGGGCACCAGCCAGTCGCCGTATTCATCGAATCTCGCGTTAAACGATATGTGGAGTTTCTCAAAAGCTGTGGTATTAGCCATTTGTTATTTCCTGAAATATTCTGAAACCATAAAACGTGTTTTATTTTCCGTTTATCTTATCATAAATAAAAATATGATAATTGAAATGATGAAACAGTTAGAATTTTGATTTTCGTATGTCTGTTATTGTATCTGTTTCGATCTTCAGCGTATTGGCGCAGCACAGGGCGATTGAAATCGCGTCCGCCACGTCTGCCGGTTCGGGCATTTCGGCCAGCCCCAGCAGTGTTTGTATAGACCGCTGCATCTGCTGTTTTGTAGCTCTGCCGTTGCCGGTGATGGATTTTTTTATTCTTGTAGCCGAGAAGCCCTTCACCGGTACATTTGCCGCGGCCGCCCGCTGAAAAATTGTGCCGCGGGCATGTCCCATCAGTATGGCGGTCTTAGGGTGGGCATAATGCGAATACAGCTCTTCTACCGCCATCATATCCGGCTCGTAGCTTGATAAAATATTGTCAATATCCGTAGCGATCTGGTCGAGCCTCATCGCCAGCTCAAGTTTAGGGTCGGCGCGGAATGTACCCGCTTCGATGAGTTTTTCGCCGAGAATATCCGCGTCTATAACCGCGTATCCGCATATTCTCAGCCCGGGGTCTATGCCTAATAGTCTCATTTTATCTCGTAATCTGTTCCGGCGGGGGTGTCCTTGAAGGTAACACCGAAAGCCGCCATCTTATCACGGATTTCATCGGCTTTTGCCCAGTCTTTTTCTTCGCGGGCCTTTGCGCGCTGTTCTATGACCAGACCCATAAGATAATCCAGCAAATCCTGGTTTATGCCTGATTCCCGGGGGTATTCCTTGAGAACGATACCGAGAACGTCTCCCCCGAGACAGTTGAACATATCGTTTACCGCCGCGAGCGTTTTTTTATTCGGCCTGCCCTTTTGCAGCAGTGTCGAGGTCATCTTCTCCATCTCGTATATCACCGAGAGCGCGACCGATGTATTTATATCGTCGTCCATCGCCTTGCGGAAACGATGCTGGAAACCTTCAAGCTGTTTTAGCACCTTGGCATCCGCCTCACCGTCGTCTGCCTTTTCCATTGCCTTTCGCAGAGACTTTACGCACTCGGTTATCCTGTCAAGCCCGCTTTGTGCGGCGGTCAGAGCCGAGTCGGAGAAATCCAGCGGACTGCGGTAATGGCTGTTGAGAACCAGCATACGCACCGCCAGCGGGTCATAGGCTCGGCTGAGGCGTTCATGCTCGCCGCTGAAAACCTGTTTTAGCAGGATAAAGTTATTCAGGCTCTTGCCCATCTTCGTCCCGTCAACGGTTACCATGTTGTTATGCAGCCAGTAGCGGACGAATTCTTTGCCGTTAGCCGCCTCGGACTGGGCGATTTCGCATTCATGATGGGGGAATTTGTTTTCCAGCCCGCCGCCGTGTATGTCGATAGTCTCGCCGAGATATTTCATGCTCATCACCGAGCATTCCAGGTGCCAGCCCGGATAGCCTTTGCCCCAGGGGCTGTCCCACTGCATGATATGGTTTGGCTCTGCCTTTTTCCACAGGGCAAAATCCGCGGGGCTGCGTTTTTCGCTCTTAACGTCAACCCTTGTGCCGCTTCGCATATCTTCGAGGTTTCTGCCCGAGAGCTTTCCGTAGGCTTTGTGACTGGCGACGTCAAAATACACCGACCCGTTCACCTCGTATGCGTGCCCGTTGTCCATAAGTTTCTGTACCAGTGCTATCTGCTCGGGGATATGTCCCGAGGCCCTGGGCGAGATATCCGGCCGCAGGCAGTTGAGCCGGTCCATGTCCTCGAAATAGCTGGCGGTGTAGTGTTCGGCGAGCGACATCGGGTGGATGCGTTCTTTTTTCGCCGCGACCTGGAGCTTGTCCTCGCCCTCGTCCGCATCATCGGTGAGATGTCCAACATCAGTTATATTCTGGATATAGGTTACGCTGTAGCCGAGGTATTTGAGATATCTGTATATGATGTCAAAGCTGATGTAGCTTTTTGCGTGGCCTAAGTGGGAATCCCCGTAAACCGTAGGCCCGCAAACGTACATGCTGACACGGCCCTCGTTGAGAGGGGTGAATACGTCTTTTTGTCTTGTAAGCGAGTTATAAAATTTTAAAGCCATCTAAAATGCTTCCTGTTATCTTGTTAATCCTGTCTAATTATTGCATATTGTCTGCTGTCTAAACTAACCGCTCCATAATTCTTCACTTGTTTCACATTCTGGTAATATTGATAAACAAGTGAAGAACGGCTCTGATTGTTTTATACGCTATTGCCTTTTGCCTAATGCCTGTTATTTCAAAGCGTTCTCCGCTGTCTCTGTCGCAGCAGTACAACCGCCAGGGCTTCTACTGCTTCTTC
Proteins encoded:
- a CDS encoding M20 family metallopeptidase, whose amino-acid sequence is MPGRINTERLRELFRDMVNIYSPTGKEGQITEYLARYLYENDLPVTMREVTEGRRNIEVVFGPGSPELAFIGHIDTVPAFDIENYEYQEENGEVFGLGTADMKGGCAAMIEAFVSHIENGGKIENTALFLVVGEEDNGDGTAAMLEAMSFPWAIVAEPTNLVPCFDHFGYIEMLVQAYGRRRHASMAGRDQNAVFSLLRTLLRLAETIETEFPETVMNIRSVHSSESGFAVPGSSEAWLDMHIKPEQDSREFVSTLKKLADECLCGGAVTSHEITFPTIAGGYSLEQSGRLWEILKKAYSNQGIGWKPGTFKSHSDANLLRDAGCKPVILGPGRLARAHTRDEAVSFDEVAASAGLYRQMLSIMQP
- a CDS encoding carbon storage regulator is translated as MQVLIILAGMWVLVIGFDLVYERFFRKDNVRQDVAPLTGEKTKETSLSINRDESVLIGNKLGKIRVSYLGPDDDNRIRLSVTTPKKIKVFRKEKNGHEIRRDKKLYQKELEYWRREVRKQDKIRREKEFLVQPRVDELLLKSDDTAKKIASRCDVSVDFVEKRRETLENAGSFDTPLFD
- a CDS encoding ATP-dependent Clp protease proteolytic subunit — its product is MISNQLVPMVIEKTGRGERAFDIYSRLLKDRVIFLGGPVDDNSANLIIAQMLFLSNEESSSDIHFYINSPGGSVTAGLAIYDTMRFLRCPVATYCIGQAASMGAVLFAGGTKGKRYMLPNSRIMLHQPLISGVMQGTASDLEIEAKEIIRLRKLIYEILSEHSGVKPEKIEKDCDRNLWLEAQESINYGLADKVLTKAPSTGK
- a CDS encoding cation:proton antiporter, with the protein product MAIGIAELILLGLIVEWAVRKIKLPGLVGLLILGVAMGPHFFNQINPETRSVAADWRMIALVVILLRAGLEMSKEALARVGFRAALMAFVPCIFEVAAVTLFAPMLLGITRLEAAMLGAVLGAVSPAVIVPLMIRFIQEGRGDDKGAPTLILAGASCDDAVAILLCGSFISMYTGAGVSIAKQAAHLPISIITGICAGIAAGVLFCRFFEKFNPRATKRVLILLGVSVIILSFQRYIERYFPFASLLAIMTMGFIILEKREHFAHELSSKLGKIWVFAQLLLFIFVGTEVNVPVALKAGLAGAAVIGIGLIGRSIAVQICMLGSGFNAKERVFLGVSYLPKATVQAAIGAAPLAAMKAGNMDTGPGEIILAVAAMSILLTAPLGSVAISWAGRNLLTVSEKPPNDSPARSAAMESR
- a CDS encoding N-acetyltransferase, producing the protein MIIRQAKTSDAEAINELISRYAELDKMLFRSMASIYELIQTFAVAEEDGRVLGCGALSVVWKDLAEIKSLAVAEGCQGKGIGRSIVEFCLEKARSLGIKDVFALTLEPQFFEKLGFHRVNRLELPMKVWSDCAMCPKQDNCDEIALVISLK
- the ruvC gene encoding crossover junction endodeoxyribonuclease RuvC translates to MRLLGIDPGLRICGYAVIDADILGEKLIEAGTFRADPKLELAMRLDQIATDIDNILSSYEPDMMAVEELYSHYAHPKTAILMGHARGTIFQRAAAANVPVKGFSATRIKKSITGNGRATKQQMQRSIQTLLGLAEMPEPADVADAISIALCCANTLKIETDTITDIRKSKF
- the cysS gene encoding cysteine--tRNA ligase, with protein sequence MALKFYNSLTRQKDVFTPLNEGRVSMYVCGPTVYGDSHLGHAKSYISFDIIYRYLKYLGYSVTYIQNITDVGHLTDDADEGEDKLQVAAKKERIHPMSLAEHYTASYFEDMDRLNCLRPDISPRASGHIPEQIALVQKLMDNGHAYEVNGSVYFDVASHKAYGKLSGRNLEDMRSGTRVDVKSEKRSPADFALWKKAEPNHIMQWDSPWGKGYPGWHLECSVMSMKYLGETIDIHGGGLENKFPHHECEIAQSEAANGKEFVRYWLHNNMVTVDGTKMGKSLNNFILLKQVFSGEHERLSRAYDPLAVRMLVLNSHYRSPLDFSDSALTAAQSGLDRITECVKSLRKAMEKADDGEADAKVLKQLEGFQHRFRKAMDDDINTSVALSVIYEMEKMTSTLLQKGRPNKKTLAAVNDMFNCLGGDVLGIVLKEYPRESGINQDLLDYLMGLVIEQRAKAREEKDWAKADEIRDKMAAFGVTFKDTPAGTDYEIK